A stretch of the Streptomyces venezuelae genome encodes the following:
- the mutM gene encoding bifunctional DNA-formamidopyrimidine glycosylase/DNA-(apurinic or apyrimidinic site) lyase → MPELPEVEVVRRGLERWVAGRTVAAVEVLHPRAVRRHLAGGADFAARLTGQTIGAPMRRGKYLWLPLAGGEMSVLGHLGMSGQLLVQPQDAPDEKHLRIRIRFADAAGTELRFVDQRTFGGLSLHDSVPGSADGLPDVIAHIARDPLDPLFDETAYHLALRAKRSTVKRALLDQSLISGVGNIYADEALWRARLHYERPTAQLTRPRSVELLGHVRDVMNAALAVGGTSFDSLYVNVNGESGYFDRSLDAYGREDEPCRRCGTAMRRRPWMNRSSYFCPRCQRPPRASS, encoded by the coding sequence GTGCCGGAGCTGCCCGAGGTCGAAGTCGTACGGCGCGGCCTGGAGCGGTGGGTGGCCGGGCGGACCGTCGCGGCGGTCGAGGTGCTGCACCCGCGCGCGGTGCGCCGGCACCTGGCCGGCGGTGCCGACTTCGCGGCCCGGCTGACCGGGCAGACCATCGGCGCGCCGATGCGCCGCGGCAAGTACCTGTGGCTGCCGCTCGCCGGCGGGGAGATGTCCGTACTCGGCCACCTCGGCATGAGCGGCCAGCTGCTGGTGCAGCCGCAGGACGCACCCGACGAGAAGCACCTGCGCATCCGGATCCGGTTCGCCGACGCCGCCGGGACCGAACTGCGCTTCGTGGACCAGCGCACCTTCGGCGGGCTCTCCCTGCACGACAGCGTTCCCGGCAGCGCCGACGGCCTGCCGGACGTCATCGCCCACATCGCCCGGGACCCGCTCGACCCGCTCTTCGACGAGACGGCGTACCACCTGGCCCTGCGCGCCAAGCGGAGCACCGTCAAGCGGGCCCTGCTGGACCAGTCGCTGATCAGCGGGGTCGGCAACATCTACGCCGACGAGGCGCTGTGGCGGGCCCGGCTGCACTACGAGCGCCCCACCGCGCAGCTCACGCGCCCCCGGAGCGTGGAACTCCTCGGCCATGTCCGGGACGTGATGAACGCGGCTCTCGCCGTGGGCGGGACCAGCTTCGACAGCCTCTATGTGAACGTCAACGGGGAATCCGGCTACTTCGACCGCTCGCTCGATGCGTACGGCCGGGAGGACGAGCCCTGCCGCCGCTGCGGCACCGCCATGCGGCGGCGGCCCTGGATGAACCGGTCCAGCTACTTCTGCCCGCGCTGTCAGAGGCCGCCGCGCGCCTCGTCGTAA
- the rnc gene encoding ribonuclease III, with the protein MSELAGDKKQADNSNAASSHTLLEGRLGYQLETALLVRALTHRSYAYENGGLPTNERLEFLGDSVLGLVVTDTLYRTHPDLPEGQLAKLRAAVVNSRALAEVGRGLELGSFIRLGRGEEGTGGRDKASILADTLEAVIGAVYLDQGLDAASELVHRLFDPLIEKSSNLGAGLDWKTSLQELTAAEGLGVPEYLVSETGPDHEKTFTAAARVGGVSYGTGTGRSKKEAEQQAAESAWRAIRAAADERIAAEAAALAAASALAAEAVADAAEDGGVPTPADPTPDA; encoded by the coding sequence ATGTCTGAGCTTGCCGGCGATAAGAAGCAGGCAGACAACAGCAACGCGGCCTCGTCCCACACCCTTCTGGAAGGGCGGCTCGGGTATCAGCTCGAGACCGCCCTTCTGGTGCGTGCGCTCACCCACCGCTCGTACGCGTACGAGAACGGCGGTCTGCCCACCAACGAGCGGCTGGAGTTCCTCGGGGACTCCGTGCTCGGCCTGGTGGTGACGGACACGCTGTACCGGACCCACCCCGACCTGCCGGAAGGCCAGCTGGCCAAACTGCGGGCCGCGGTGGTCAATTCGCGTGCGCTGGCGGAGGTCGGGCGCGGCCTCGAACTCGGCTCCTTCATCCGGCTCGGCCGGGGCGAAGAGGGCACGGGCGGCCGGGACAAGGCCTCCATTCTGGCCGACACCCTTGAAGCGGTGATCGGCGCGGTCTACCTCGACCAGGGTCTCGACGCGGCCTCGGAGCTGGTTCACCGGCTCTTCGACCCGCTGATCGAGAAATCCTCCAACCTCGGTGCCGGACTGGACTGGAAGACCAGCCTCCAGGAACTCACCGCGGCGGAAGGCCTTGGCGTGCCGGAATACCTGGTCTCCGAGACCGGCCCGGACCACGAGAAGACCTTCACTGCTGCCGCCCGCGTCGGTGGTGTCTCGTACGGCACCGGCACCGGCCGCAGCAAGAAGGAAGCGGAACAGCAGGCGGCGGAGTCCGCATGGCGCGCGATCCGCGCGGCTGCGGACGAGCGGATCGCGGCGGAAGCGGCGGCCCTGGCCGCGGCTTCGGCCCTGGCCGCGGAAGCGGTCGCGGACGCAGCCGAGGACGGCGGGGTGCCGACGCCCGCCGATCCGACGCCCGACGCATGA
- the rpmF gene encoding 50S ribosomal protein L32, translating into MAVPKRKMSRSNTRHRRSQWKAAVPTLVSCERCQEPKLQHIACPSCGTYNKRQVLEV; encoded by the coding sequence GTGGCTGTTCCGAAGCGGAAGATGTCGCGCAGCAACACGCGCCACCGCCGGTCGCAGTGGAAGGCTGCGGTCCCCACCCTGGTTTCGTGCGAGCGTTGCCAGGAGCCGAAGCTGCAGCACATCGCGTGCCCCAGCTGTGGCACCTACAACAAGCGCCAGGTCCTCGAGGTCTGA
- a CDS encoding YceD family protein, which produces MNTRLDHRNPLVFDTHELGRRPGAMQRLSREIAAPADFGLDGVIGVPEGAPIELDLRLESVMEGVLVTGTARASAVGECVRCLESVERELDTDFQEMFSYPDADDRGRVKAEPADDAEDDEDRLYLEDGLFDLEPVLRDAVVLALPLQPVCREDCLGLCPDCGVSLNDDPDHHHDAVDIRWAALQGLVATDQADEKDNMSGAASDADVRGAAEKQEK; this is translated from the coding sequence CTGAATACCCGCCTCGACCACCGCAACCCCCTCGTGTTCGACACGCACGAGCTGGGTCGGCGTCCTGGTGCCATGCAGCGGCTGTCCCGCGAGATCGCGGCTCCGGCGGACTTCGGTCTGGACGGGGTCATCGGGGTGCCGGAAGGCGCGCCGATCGAGCTCGACCTCCGCCTCGAGTCGGTCATGGAAGGGGTGCTTGTCACAGGCACCGCCCGTGCATCGGCCGTGGGGGAGTGCGTAAGGTGTCTGGAGTCCGTGGAGCGTGAGCTCGACACGGACTTCCAGGAGATGTTCTCGTACCCTGACGCCGACGACCGGGGCCGGGTAAAAGCGGAACCGGCCGACGACGCCGAGGACGACGAGGACAGGCTCTACCTCGAGGACGGCCTGTTCGACCTCGAGCCCGTGCTGCGGGATGCGGTGGTGCTCGCACTGCCGCTGCAGCCGGTGTGCCGGGAGGATTGTCTCGGTCTGTGCCCCGACTGCGGGGTCAGCCTGAACGACGACCCGGACCACCACCACGATGCCGTCGACATCCGTTGGGCGGCACTGCAGGGACTCGTCGCGACCGATCAGGCCGACGAGAAGGACAACATGAGCGGCGCGGCTTCTGACGCAGACGTCCGGGGCGCCGCCGAGAAGCAGGAGAAGTAG
- a CDS encoding cell division initiation protein: MDVQKKLDDIVAAVGGARSMPMSSSCVINRAELLDMLDEVRQALPGSLAQAQELIGGREQMVEEARREAERIIESAHAQRGSLISDTEVARRSQSEADRILAEARREAEEIRGEADDYVDSKLANFEVVLTKTIGSVDRGREKLLAGEATDEGHASADAYIAAKLATFEAVLAKTLEAVGRGRQKLLGRVATDDLGAHMAAQDAAGVPQSRSAGDADFLAALAAPDPEPVAAPQIPAQPEPVYDTYGYQQQHPQPDAYAYQDPYAGYPQQHQHQQAADPGYDPYGYQPQQHQQQPDPYAAYQQQIPQQAQQQAPQPALDETSFFDTSMINLDQLRQYEQGR, from the coding sequence ATGGACGTGCAGAAGAAGCTCGACGACATCGTCGCGGCGGTCGGCGGCGCCCGGTCCATGCCGATGTCGTCCTCCTGCGTGATCAACCGCGCGGAGCTGCTCGACATGCTCGACGAGGTCCGCCAGGCCCTGCCCGGATCCCTCGCCCAGGCCCAGGAGCTGATCGGCGGCCGGGAGCAGATGGTCGAGGAGGCCCGGCGGGAGGCCGAGCGGATCATCGAGTCGGCGCACGCCCAGCGCGGTTCGCTGATCTCCGACACCGAGGTGGCCCGCCGCTCGCAGAGCGAGGCGGACCGGATCCTCGCGGAGGCCCGCCGGGAGGCCGAGGAGATCCGCGGCGAGGCGGACGACTACGTGGACAGCAAGCTCGCGAACTTCGAGGTCGTGCTGACCAAGACCATCGGCTCGGTGGACCGGGGCCGGGAGAAGCTGCTGGCCGGCGAGGCGACGGACGAGGGCCATGCGTCGGCGGACGCGTACATCGCCGCCAAGCTGGCCACCTTCGAGGCGGTGCTGGCCAAGACCCTGGAGGCGGTGGGCCGCGGCCGGCAGAAGCTGCTGGGCCGGGTGGCCACGGACGACCTGGGGGCGCACATGGCGGCCCAGGACGCGGCCGGGGTCCCGCAGTCCCGGTCGGCGGGGGACGCGGACTTCCTGGCCGCCCTGGCGGCGCCGGACCCGGAGCCGGTGGCCGCACCGCAGATCCCGGCGCAGCCGGAGCCGGTCTACGACACGTACGGCTACCAGCAGCAGCACCCGCAGCCGGATGCGTACGCGTACCAGGACCCGTACGCGGGCTATCCGCAGCAGCACCAGCACCAGCAGGCAGCCGATCCCGGCTACGACCCGTACGGCTACCAGCCGCAGCAGCACCAGCAGCAGCCCGACCCGTACGCGGCCTATCAGCAGCAGATCCCGCAGCAGGCCCAGCAGCAGGCCCCGCAGCCGGCCCTGGACGAGACCAGCTTCTTCGACACGAGCATGATCAATCTGGACCAGCTGCGCCAGTACGAGCAGGGGCGATAG
- the coaD gene encoding pantetheine-phosphate adenylyltransferase — protein MRRAVCPGSFDPITNGHLDIIGRASKLYDVVHVAVMINQSKQGLFTVEERIELIREATADYGNVEVESFHGLLVDFCKQRDIPAIVKGLRAVSDFDYELQMAQMNNGLTGVETLFVPTNPTYSFLSSSLVKEVAAWGGDVSHLLPPHVHAALLERLGNR, from the coding sequence TTGCGCCGCGCCGTCTGTCCGGGGTCCTTCGACCCCATCACCAACGGACACCTCGACATCATCGGACGCGCCTCGAAGCTGTACGACGTCGTCCACGTCGCCGTGATGATCAACCAGTCCAAGCAGGGGCTGTTCACCGTCGAAGAGCGCATCGAACTGATCCGCGAGGCGACCGCCGACTACGGCAACGTCGAGGTGGAGTCCTTCCACGGCCTGCTCGTCGACTTCTGCAAGCAGCGCGACATCCCCGCCATCGTCAAGGGCCTGCGCGCGGTCAGCGACTTCGACTACGAACTGCAGATGGCCCAGATGAACAACGGGCTCACCGGGGTCGAGACCCTCTTCGTCCCCACCAACCCCACCTACAGCTTCCTGTCCTCCTCGCTGGTCAAGGAGGTTGCCGCCTGGGGCGGCGATGTCTCCCACCTGCTGCCGCCACACGTTCACGCAGCGTTGCTGGAACGTCTCGGCAACCGCTGA
- the rsmD gene encoding 16S rRNA (guanine(966)-N(2))-methyltransferase RsmD has protein sequence MTRVIAGSAGGRRLAVPPGTGTRPTSDRAREGLFSTWESLHGVPGARVLDLYGGSGAVGLEALSRGAAHTLLVEAEAKAAKAIRDNIRSLGLPGAEFRAGKAEQVVAGPATGEPYDIVFLDPPYSVTSQDLGEILLTLRSNGWLTDDALVTVERSTRSGDFPWPDGFEPLRSRRYGEGTFWYGRAALTSEDS, from the coding sequence ATGACCCGCGTGATCGCCGGCAGCGCCGGCGGGCGACGGCTGGCCGTGCCCCCCGGCACCGGCACCCGGCCCACCTCGGACCGGGCGCGTGAAGGCCTCTTCTCCACCTGGGAATCCCTGCACGGCGTGCCCGGGGCCAGGGTCCTAGACCTGTACGGCGGCTCCGGCGCGGTCGGCCTGGAGGCACTCTCCCGCGGCGCCGCCCACACCCTCCTCGTCGAAGCCGAGGCCAAGGCCGCCAAGGCGATCCGCGACAACATCCGCAGCCTCGGGCTGCCCGGGGCGGAGTTCCGGGCCGGAAAGGCCGAGCAGGTGGTGGCCGGCCCCGCGACCGGCGAGCCCTACGACATCGTCTTCCTGGACCCTCCGTACTCCGTCACCAGCCAGGACCTTGGCGAGATCCTGCTCACACTCCGGTCCAACGGCTGGCTCACGGACGATGCGCTCGTCACCGTGGAACGCAGCACTCGAAGCGGCGACTTCCCCTGGCCCGACGGGTTCGAGCCGCTCCGCTCCCGGCGGTACGGCGAAGGCACGTTCTGGTACGGTCGCGCCGCTCTCACCAGCGAAGACTCATGA
- the recG gene encoding ATP-dependent DNA helicase RecG, translating into MEPVPALEEPLTKTLGPATAKVLAEQLGLHTVGDLLHHYPRRYAERGELTSLAELADQLDEHVTVVAQVADARILTFNGGRGRRLEVTITDGAGRLQLVFFGSGVHKPHKDLLPGTRAMFAGKVGMFNRKLQLSHPAYELLGGEDSDRAAVDAFAGRLIPIYPACAKLETWKISKAVDAVLPSAAEAVDPLPPALREGRGMVTLPEALQKIHRPRDKADIAQARDRLKWDEAFVLQVALARRRHADTQLPAVARRPAPGGLLDAFDAKLPFTLTEGQQQVSREIFEDLATEHPMHRLLQGEVGSGKTMVALRAMLAVVDSGGQAAMLAPTEVLAQQHHRSVTEMMGELAEGGMLGGAEQGTKVVLLTGSMGMPARRQALLDLVTGEAGIVIGTHALIEDKVQFHDLGLVVVDEQHRFGVEQRDALRSKGKQPPHLLVMTATPIPRTVAMTVFGDLETSVLDQLPAGRSPIATHVVPAKDKPHFLTRTWERVREEVENGHQAYVVCPRIGDGEEEPKKKTAEDDSEKRPPLAVLEIAEQLRSGPLSGLAVEILHGRMDPADKDEVMRRFTAGEVKVLVATTVIEVGVNVPNSTVMVIMDADRFGVSQLHQLRGRVGRGSAPGLCLLVSEMPEASPARARLAAVAATLDGFELSRIDLEQRREGDVLGQAQSGVRSSLRMLAVIEDEEVIAQAREEATRVVADDPELERLPGLRTALEALLDTEREQYLEKG; encoded by the coding sequence ATGGAACCCGTGCCCGCGCTCGAAGAACCACTGACGAAGACACTCGGCCCCGCCACCGCCAAGGTGCTGGCCGAACAGCTCGGCCTGCACACGGTCGGCGACCTGCTCCACCACTACCCCAGGCGGTACGCGGAACGCGGCGAGCTGACCTCCCTCGCCGAACTCGCCGACCAGCTCGACGAGCACGTCACCGTGGTCGCCCAGGTCGCCGACGCCCGGATCCTGACCTTCAACGGAGGCCGCGGCAGGCGCCTCGAAGTCACCATCACCGACGGCGCCGGCCGGCTCCAGCTGGTCTTCTTCGGCTCCGGAGTGCACAAACCCCACAAGGACCTGCTGCCCGGCACCCGCGCGATGTTCGCCGGCAAAGTGGGCATGTTCAACCGCAAGCTCCAGCTTTCCCACCCCGCGTACGAACTGCTCGGCGGCGAGGACTCCGACCGCGCGGCGGTCGACGCCTTCGCGGGCCGGCTCATCCCCATCTACCCGGCCTGCGCCAAGCTGGAGACCTGGAAGATCTCCAAGGCCGTGGACGCCGTCCTGCCCAGCGCCGCCGAGGCCGTCGACCCGCTGCCGCCCGCCCTCCGCGAGGGCCGCGGCATGGTCACCCTCCCCGAGGCCCTCCAGAAGATCCACCGCCCCCGCGACAAGGCCGACATCGCCCAGGCCCGCGACCGCCTGAAGTGGGACGAGGCCTTTGTCCTCCAGGTCGCCCTGGCCCGCCGCCGGCACGCCGACACCCAGCTCCCGGCCGTCGCCCGCCGCCCCGCCCCCGGCGGCCTGCTCGACGCCTTCGACGCGAAACTCCCCTTCACCCTGACCGAGGGCCAGCAACAGGTCTCCCGCGAGATCTTCGAGGACCTCGCCACCGAACACCCCATGCACCGCCTCCTCCAGGGCGAGGTCGGAAGCGGGAAGACCATGGTCGCGCTGCGCGCCATGCTCGCCGTCGTCGACTCCGGCGGACAGGCCGCCATGCTCGCCCCCACCGAGGTGCTCGCCCAGCAGCACCACCGGTCGGTCACCGAGATGATGGGCGAGCTCGCCGAGGGAGGAATGCTCGGCGGTGCCGAACAGGGCACCAAGGTGGTGCTGCTCACCGGGTCCATGGGCATGCCCGCCCGCCGCCAGGCCCTGCTCGACCTGGTCACCGGCGAGGCCGGGATCGTCATCGGCACCCATGCCCTGATCGAGGACAAGGTGCAGTTCCACGACCTGGGCCTGGTCGTGGTCGACGAACAGCACCGGTTCGGCGTGGAACAGCGCGACGCCCTGCGCTCCAAGGGGAAGCAGCCCCCGCACCTGCTGGTCATGACCGCCACCCCCATCCCGCGCACCGTGGCCATGACCGTCTTCGGCGACCTCGAGACCTCCGTCCTGGACCAGCTGCCCGCCGGCCGTTCCCCGATCGCCACCCACGTCGTGCCCGCCAAGGACAAGCCGCACTTCCTGACCCGCACCTGGGAACGGGTCCGCGAGGAAGTGGAGAACGGCCACCAGGCGTACGTGGTCTGCCCGCGGATCGGGGACGGCGAGGAGGAGCCGAAGAAGAAGACCGCCGAGGACGACAGCGAGAAGCGGCCCCCGCTGGCCGTCCTGGAGATCGCCGAACAGCTGCGCTCCGGCCCGCTGTCCGGGCTGGCCGTCGAGATCCTGCACGGCCGGATGGACCCCGCCGACAAGGACGAGGTCATGCGCCGCTTCACCGCGGGCGAGGTGAAGGTGCTGGTCGCCACCACCGTCATCGAGGTCGGTGTGAACGTGCCCAACTCCACCGTGATGGTGATCATGGACGCGGACCGGTTCGGCGTCTCCCAGCTGCACCAGCTGCGCGGCCGGGTCGGCCGCGGCTCCGCCCCCGGCCTGTGCCTGCTAGTCAGCGAAATGCCCGAGGCGAGCCCCGCCCGGGCCCGGCTCGCCGCCGTGGCCGCCACCCTCGACGGATTCGAGCTCTCCCGCATCGACCTCGAACAGCGCCGCGAAGGCGATGTGCTCGGCCAGGCCCAGTCCGGAGTCCGCTCCTCGCTGCGGATGCTCGCCGTCATCGAGGACGAGGAGGTCATCGCCCAGGCCCGGGAGGAGGCCACCCGGGTGGTCGCCGACGATCCGGAACTCGAGCGGCTGCCCGGCCTGCGGACCGCCCTGGAAGCCCTCCTCGACACCGAACGGGAGCAGTATCTGGAGAAGGGCTGA
- a CDS encoding DAK2 domain-containing protein — MTRQTGPPAPALRYSAVNPSPQKEERPVPHEPQPLNELDAEAVRTWSSLALASLGRAREDIDAINVYPVADADTGTNLYLTVESAAREVEEACAAVTEGTPPVSLGTAVRAYAHGALMGARGNSGTILAQLLRGMADVLDADVLGGDASGTGTAAGTGTGAPGADAGTGPGEQLAHALTRAAASAYQAVAHPVEGTMLTVAAAAARAAEAAAGTPVAAVARAAYDGARAALEKTPGQLAVLGRAGVVDAGGFGLVAVLGALWQALSGQDLAPEPVPGRPMPQPADACAAEHGGPAYEVVYLLEAAEPAVDGLRERLDGLGDSLVVVGGDGLWNVHVHVDDPGAAVEAGVDAGRPYRIRITHFGDQRRRAQDERVQRAVVAVVAGEGLAGLCGEAGATTVLARPGQPPAAAELADAIRRAHAHEIVLLPNDADLRAAATAAAEQARADGVRVAVIPTRSAVQGLAALAVHEPDGSFDEDVVAMTAAAGATRYGELAVAERQSFTSAGICQAGDVLGLIDGDVAVIGADLPETAEAVLQRMLGSGGELVTLVLGPELPDTLADRLEAYVRNGHLAVDTVTYRGGRHCPPLLIGIE; from the coding sequence ATGACCCGGCAGACTGGTCCTCCCGCTCCCGCCCTTCGTTACTCTGCGGTGAACCCCAGCCCGCAGAAGGAGGAACGCCCGGTGCCGCACGAGCCGCAGCCCCTCAACGAGCTCGACGCCGAAGCGGTGCGCACCTGGAGCTCGCTGGCCTTGGCCTCACTGGGCCGGGCCCGCGAGGACATCGACGCGATCAACGTCTACCCGGTCGCGGACGCCGACACCGGCACCAACCTCTACCTCACCGTCGAATCCGCCGCCCGCGAGGTCGAGGAGGCCTGCGCCGCTGTGACCGAGGGAACACCCCCGGTCTCCCTCGGCACGGCCGTACGCGCCTACGCGCACGGGGCCCTGATGGGCGCCCGCGGGAACTCCGGGACCATCCTCGCCCAGCTGCTCCGCGGCATGGCGGACGTGCTCGACGCGGACGTCCTCGGCGGCGACGCCTCAGGCACCGGTACCGCCGCCGGTACCGGTACCGGTGCCCCCGGCGCGGACGCCGGCACCGGGCCGGGCGAGCAGCTCGCGCACGCGCTGACCCGGGCCGCCGCCTCCGCCTACCAGGCGGTCGCACACCCGGTCGAAGGCACCATGCTGACCGTCGCCGCCGCGGCGGCCCGCGCCGCCGAGGCCGCGGCCGGCACCCCGGTGGCCGCCGTCGCCCGGGCCGCCTACGACGGGGCCCGCGCGGCCCTGGAGAAGACCCCCGGCCAGCTGGCCGTCCTCGGCCGGGCCGGGGTGGTCGACGCCGGCGGGTTCGGGCTGGTGGCCGTGCTCGGCGCGCTCTGGCAGGCGCTGTCCGGCCAGGACCTCGCCCCCGAGCCGGTGCCCGGCCGGCCCATGCCGCAGCCGGCCGACGCCTGCGCGGCGGAGCACGGCGGACCGGCGTACGAGGTGGTCTACCTGCTGGAGGCCGCGGAACCGGCCGTCGACGGGCTGCGCGAGCGGCTCGACGGGCTCGGCGACTCCCTGGTCGTGGTCGGCGGGGACGGCCTGTGGAACGTACACGTCCATGTCGACGACCCCGGCGCCGCCGTGGAGGCGGGAGTGGACGCCGGCCGGCCGTACCGCATCCGCATCACCCACTTCGGCGACCAGCGGCGCCGGGCCCAGGACGAACGGGTCCAGCGCGCGGTGGTGGCCGTGGTCGCCGGCGAGGGACTCGCCGGCCTCTGCGGGGAGGCGGGCGCGACCACCGTGCTCGCCCGGCCCGGACAGCCCCCGGCCGCCGCCGAACTGGCCGACGCCATCCGGCGGGCACACGCCCACGAGATCGTCCTGCTGCCCAACGACGCCGACCTGCGGGCCGCCGCCACGGCCGCCGCCGAACAGGCCCGGGCCGACGGCGTCCGGGTGGCCGTGATCCCGACCCGGTCCGCGGTCCAGGGCCTCGCCGCCCTCGCCGTACACGAGCCGGACGGCAGCTTCGACGAGGACGTGGTCGCCATGACCGCGGCGGCCGGCGCCACCCGCTACGGCGAACTCGCCGTCGCCGAACGCCAGTCCTTCACCTCCGCCGGCATCTGCCAGGCCGGGGACGTCCTCGGCCTGATCGACGGGGACGTCGCCGTGATCGGCGCGGACCTGCCGGAGACCGCCGAGGCGGTCCTGCAACGGATGCTCGGCTCCGGCGGCGAACTGGTCACCCTGGTCCTCGGACCGGAACTGCCCGACACCCTCGCCGACCGGCTGGAGGCCTACGTCCGCAACGGCCACCTCGCCGTGGACACCGTCACCTACCGCGGCGGCCGGCACTGCCCACCGCTGCTGATCGGCATCGAGTAG
- the rpmB gene encoding 50S ribosomal protein L28 encodes MAANCDVCGKGPGFGNNISHSHRRTSRRWNPNIQRVRAVVSGTPKRLNACTSCIKAGKVSR; translated from the coding sequence GTGGCTGCCAACTGCGACGTTTGCGGCAAGGGGCCGGGCTTCGGCAACAACATCTCGCACTCGCACCGCCGTACGTCCCGTCGCTGGAACCCGAACATCCAGCGCGTGCGTGCCGTGGTCAGTGGGACGCCGAAGCGCCTCAACGCCTGCACCTCGTGCATCAAGGCCGGCAAGGTCTCGCGCTGA
- the thiD gene encoding bifunctional hydroxymethylpyrimidine kinase/phosphomethylpyrimidine kinase encodes MTSRPLCLTVAGSDSGGGAGVQADLKTMQALGVHGMSVLTAVTAQNSLGVHGVWELPAEAVTAQYRAVVDDIGVHAVKTGMLGSAAVVETVAGLLAGTDAPAVVDPVGVSKHGDELLAASALDAVRKLLLPEATVATPNLDEVAQLTGLVVETEDGMRRAAEAILGYGPEWALIKGGHLAAGTEAVDLLTDGVQELWLRAPRHDSRHTHGTGCTLASAIASGLAQGQDVPQAVMEAKEYVTGAIKAGFPLGGGIGPVDHSWQSRRRY; translated from the coding sequence ATGACAAGTAGGCCGCTGTGCCTGACCGTCGCCGGATCGGATTCCGGCGGCGGGGCGGGCGTCCAGGCCGACCTCAAGACCATGCAGGCCCTGGGCGTGCACGGGATGAGCGTGCTGACCGCTGTGACCGCCCAGAACTCGCTGGGGGTCCACGGGGTCTGGGAGCTGCCCGCCGAGGCCGTCACGGCCCAGTACCGGGCCGTGGTGGACGACATAGGCGTCCACGCGGTGAAGACCGGCATGCTGGGTTCCGCCGCCGTGGTGGAGACCGTGGCCGGGCTGCTGGCAGGGACGGACGCCCCCGCGGTGGTCGACCCGGTGGGGGTCTCCAAGCACGGGGACGAGCTCCTCGCCGCCTCCGCCCTGGACGCCGTACGCAAGCTCCTGCTGCCCGAGGCCACCGTCGCCACGCCCAACCTGGACGAGGTCGCCCAGCTCACCGGGCTGGTGGTGGAGACCGAGGACGGCATGCGGCGGGCCGCCGAGGCGATCCTCGGCTACGGACCCGAGTGGGCGCTGATCAAGGGCGGCCACCTGGCTGCCGGAACCGAGGCGGTGGACCTGCTCACCGACGGGGTCCAGGAGCTGTGGCTGCGGGCTCCCCGGCACGACAGCCGCCACACCCACGGCACCGGCTGCACCCTCGCCAGCGCCATCGCCTCCGGGCTGGCCCAGGGCCAGGACGTGCCGCAGGCCGTCATGGAGGCCAAGGAGTACGTCACCGGGGCGATCAAGGCGGGCTTCCCGCTCGGCGGCGGCATCGGCCCGGTGGACCACTCCTGGCAGTCGCGCCGGCGCTACTAG